TACCGCTGCGGACTGTCCAGCGATTCTGCCCAGTGCCAGGGCGGCGGGACCGAATCCTGTGATGGCCAGGAGGGCCATCACCAATGTCGATATGACCATTGAAGATGCATCGACGGCAAAGAGAGTGCCTTGACGGATATTTCGCTGCAGAAGGGCTGCTGGGACTACTGAAAGGCCGATGAGGAATATTGATATCGACATCAATTGGACAACACTTGTAGCTTCGGGGCTTCCGAAAAAAATGGCGACGTGTGATGCGGCGAAATACATTGCCCCGGCGAGAATGCTGCTTAAGACCAGCCCAAGAGTGCCCACAGTTGGGAGATGGCGCTGATAGTCATCGCGGCGAACCAAGTCAGCTCCGAGACCAAATTCGGCGAGGGATCCGAGGATGGACCAAGTTGTAAGCGCGACTGCAAAGACTCCGAAGGCCTCTGGAGCAATAAGGCGTGCCATGATGATACCCACTGCCAGATTGCTCAGACGCAGCACAATATTGCTAGCCGTACTCCAAACCAGTCCTCGACGGACTTTCTGCCCCATGGCAATATCCGCCGACAGTTGCTCGCTCACGAGCGCCATCTCCCCGAGGGAACGATAGACGCTCGCTTCAATTCTGAGCGTATCCGCATTGCCCACACTTTGAAGGGACTCCAAGGCTGAGGAATGGGAGGCATGAGGTCTTCGTTGATGACGAGGACGCCGTCATGCGCGTCATAATCCAGTGCAGCTGCCGGCACGATACGCGATTTCCAAGAATCAGGAACCGTTTCATCCGGTGTTCCGGCGAAATAGCCCACGTTCCTAACTTGTGTCACTGACATCGCCCATTCTTTGACCATCTCATGCGAAAATTCAGATGGCATCCCTGGCGAAGTTCGGCGAGTATCAAGGCGCTTTTGTATTTGGGTCGGCGATCTGTAGGCAAAATGCCTGATTGGGATTCGCATGGGTGCTGCGGGGCGACTCCACACCGCGCGAGGAAAGCCACCATCCGTGTGTTGCCAACCGATTGTTGGATCATGACGGAAGAAGCGCGGTTCCGACCAGTGATTAAGGTAATAGCGGCACTTTTCGGTTATTGGTACATCGTCATTAAACAGGTCAGGGCTGGCGAAGTATCTTTCTGCATCGATATCTGTAAAGTAGTAAGAAATGCTCGCAGACCATACTGAAAAATATTCATCTGGCGTCTTCACTAGAATCTCACGAGGATCGTCAACATAGAATTCGTCGGCATCTAACCTGCACCACCAATCACCACCGGCAGCCTTTGCAGCATTTGCGTTGTAAAGCCGAGCCCTTATCCCATCGTGGAAGGGTGTTAAATCACATCCCACTGGAATAATTCGAGGCTCCAATTTAGACATGGACTGGACGCGTTGCCAACCATCGTCGTCGCTGCCATTATCTAATAGAAATATTTCATCACACCAGCGGAGCGCATCGGAAAGCGTTTGTTCGATAATGTCTGATTCATTCTTCATAACGCACAATGCTCGGATCTTCATGTGAGATCACCGCCTTTCCAGTGAAGAAGTGCACCGGTGTGTATTCATAGCCCACGCCCCCGAAGGGCCCTCAGTAGCGTGTCTACGACAAACTGCTGCTCCGTTTCCGTAAGATGCGCGTGAATGGGCAGAGAAAGTATTTGGTCTGCGGCCCTTTCGGCTACGGGATATGCACGTGCCGGAATGTCGATGAGAGCAGGAGTCCTGTGAAGCGGCTGAGGATAATGGATGCCGGCACCAATGCCGGCTTCGTGAAGTCGCTTCAGGACGGCATCCCGTTGCGGAATCCGAATGACATACAGGTGCCAGACGTCCATGTTGCCTGGCATGGACTTTGGTAGGATTATGTCGTCAATCTCTCGAAGCATCTGGTCGTAACGGGCGGCAACCTGCCGGCGCCGTGCATTCCAGTCATTCAACCGCCTCAGTTTTATACTGAGAACAGTTGCCTGGATAGCATCAAGCCGTGAGTTGAACCCCACGGTTTCGTGAACATATTTCACGATGCTCCCGTGAGAACTGAGCATCCGAACGGTTCTTGCAATTGATTCGTTATCGGTTATGACTGCCCCGGCATCCCCCGCGGCTCCAAGATTCTTTCCAGGGTAGAAGCTGGTTGCCGATGCGGACCCCAGACTGCCCGCGGAACGTCCGAATCGAGTGGCGCCTTGGGCCTGGGCCGCATCCTCCACTATGTGCGCTCCCGCGTCGCGTGCCATCGACTCAAGTTCTTCAACTGCTGCGACTTGTCCGTACAGGTGTACGGGAACGATTGCAGATGTTCTGCTTGTAACGGCTGCAGCGACATTTGGTGCGCTAATCAACAAATACTTTTCGTCAACATCGACGAAGATGGGTATTGCACCGATCCGTATAACAGCCTCGGCAGTGGCGATAAACGTATTGACCGGAATAATCACCTCGGAGTTGCGCGTCACTCCAACGGCTCGCAAGGCCATTTCGAGCGCATCGGTGCCGTTACCCACACCAATGCAGTAGCGCGATCCCAGAAATTCTGCATACACCTGTTCGAATAGCTCAACAGCCTTTCCGCCAATGAACTGACCGCTTCGAAACAACTCTTGGATTTCTGGCAAAAGCTCCTCTTCGACTTCTTGACTCTGTGCGGCCAGGTCCACGAGGGGAATGTTCATGTGGAGCTCCTTAGAAAGGCGGTTATCTAGATGCAAGTTTCACGAAATACCGATAGCTTTCCAAACCCGCCATCGCATCCGATCCATTTGCTTTCGAACTAATTCAGTAAGTATTTGTTGGACATTTGGTTGACTACCTGCCTCGGCACGACTAAGCCGACGTCTGTACTTTCGATATCTTGAATTGCGCTTGGCTTTCCGGTCGGCTTCCGTTGCCGTGCTGGCAAGCTGGATAGCGGTTTCCTGGCTGCCGCCCGTGTCGAGCTCACGCTGGGCTAGAAGCAAGGCCTCCCGCGCCAGTGCACGGCGGGCCAGACGCAAGATAGCGCGTCCGTCAGTGTCGTCTCGCAGCTCATACGTGGAGCAGAATGCGAGAAATGCCTTCAACCTATGACTTAGGTCTGTCGCCATAGACGAATATGAGAGCAAGTGCATGTTGGACTCATGTACTCGATAGAAGGCTTGCGGGGGACCGTGGATGTAGCCGATATCCCAACGCGACGCCAGCCGAAGCCAGTACTCCAGGTCCCCGGAGTGTGGGAGCTCCGGGTTGTAGTAGCCGACTTCGCGCATCGCCTCAGTACGCATGACGACTTCAGGAGACAAAATGAAGCACCTTCCGCGGTAACTAGCCAGATGCAGCCACTCGGAACCACGCCAAACTGTCCACGTGCTTCGGTCCTTGGAGCTCAGGCTGGGGCTGCCCTCGGCATCGTTAAAATCCACCGGACGTCCATAAACCATTCCAACTGCCGGGTGGGCGGCCATTAAATCCGTGGCGCGTGCCAGTGCGTGTGGCGCCAGGAGGTCATCGGCAGACAACAAGACTGCATACGTAGTCTCAATGCGGGCAAGGCCGTCGTTATAAGTCCCGATGTGACCTTCATTTTCCGCGTGTGCGACCACGGAAATTCGGGCATCTGTATCGGCAATGGCGGTTGCCACCTTTGCGGAGCCGTCCGGGGATGCATCATCAACAATGATGATGCGCACATCGACGCGCTCCTGCGAGAGCACGCTATTCACGACCTGCGGGAGGTACTTTCCGTAGTTGTAGCAGGGTATGACCACAGTGACCGAGGCACGTTCGAGTGACTTCTGAGGCCGACATATCCTCATCGTGCACCTCCAAAGCCGAATGCGTCCCGATCGATTTCGTGGGCCGGGACGCCCACCCAGGTCTCACCGTCGGGCACGTTGCTGAGTACCGCGGCACCCATGCCGACTGTGGCGTAGTCCCCCACCGACGTCCGCTCCCTGACGCTGGAGTTCATTCCGAGGTAGGCCGCATGCCCGATCCGTACCCCGCCCCCAAGCGAGACGCCGGCGGCGAAGGTGGCGAAGTCCGCCACGTCGTCGTCGTGCGTGAAAGTGACGGAGGGCATGGCCACCACATGCGACCCCAGGGTGACCGAGGCTGTCAGTGTGACGTTCCGCATCAGGATGCTGCCGCGGCCGATCCTGCATCCCTCGGGCGGCTGCACGGACGGATCCACCGCGGTGGCATATCGGGCCTCGTGCAGGCCCATGGCGGTGAGACGCTCCACCACCGCCTCCCTGGACTTTCCGGAGCCGATGCACACGAGCACGAAGGCGTGCTTGAACTTTGGGGCATCGTCAATGGTTCCCAAAACCGGGGCGCCGTCCACGGTGACGCCGGCCATTTCCTTGTCGTCATCGAGCATGCCCACGACGTCGTACTGGCCGCTGCTGCGTACCATCGCCAGGACCTCGCGGGCCAGCCCGCTCGCGGCGATGAGGATGAGCTCACTCACGTGCGCGCACCGGCGGCCGCACGGATGCATTCCATGACCCGCTCCATTCCTGCGTCGTCCAGCTCGTGGAAGACCGGGAGTATCAGTGTCCTGTCGGTCATCCGCTCGGTGTTCTGCAGGCCGGCATTGCCTGTATCCCGCCATCGGTAGGCGGGCTGCCGGTGCGCTGCCATGATTCCGCGCCGTGCGGAAATCCCGGCATCAGCCAGCCGCGCCAGCAGCCCTTCTCGGTCGGTGCGGAAGCCCGGCAGGACTTCGAGCCAGAAGGACTGGAAGTTGGTGGTGCCGTAGGGCGGATCTGCGGCAAACCGCAGGCCCCTGAGGCCTCTTAGTCCGGCGACATACTGCGCCGCGATCTCCCGCCGCCTCTCCACTATTCGGGCGAGCCGTCCGAGCTGCACTATCCCCACGGCGGCCTGCAGGTCCGTCATCCTGTAGTTGTAGCCGATCTCGAGGTAGACCTCGGCCGGCGCCAGCACGGACCCGTGCCGGTCAGTGGCCGAAACGCTCATGGAGTGCTCGCGGAGGGTCCGGGCCCTGGCCGCCCAGTCGGCGCGCTGGGTGGTCAGCATCCCGCCTTCACCCGTGGTGATGATCTTGCGAGGGTGGAACGACCACACCGTCACGTCCGCCCCGGTGCCCACGGGCCTGCCCCTGTACTGGGAGCCTACGGCGCAGGCGGCATCCTCGATGATGGTGATCTCGTGCCTGTCGCACAGCTCGCGGATGGGATCCAGGTCAACCGGCACGCCGCCCTGGTCCACCACGATCACCGCCCGGGTATCCAGCGTCAGCGCGGCCCGAATGGTTTCCGCCGTCACGTTTCCCGTTGCCGGGTCCACGTCGCAGAAGACCGGCCGCGCACCAACATACGTCACGGCATTTGCGGTGGCGATAAAGGAAAGGGAAGGTACGACGACGTCGTCCCCGGCTCCGATGCCGGCCACCACCAGGGCGAGGTGAAGCGCAGTGGTGCAGCTGGACGTTGCGATGGCATGCCGCGCGCCCTGCGCTGCGCTGAAGTCCGCCTCGAACTGCTTGACCTTGGGCCCCTGGGCCACCCAGCCGGAGGCAACCACCTCCGCCAGGGCGCTGGCCTCCTCCTCGCCGAGCCAGGGCTTCATCACGTTGATCCGCGCAAGGACCGTTTCCGCAGTCACCGGACACCCACTTTCCTCGTCGCGGCGATCTCGTCACGCAGCGGCGTCCACCACCTGACCAGTTCGCGGAGCCCTTCCTGGAGCTCCACCTCAGCTTTGAACCCGAGATCCTGCCGCGCAGCCGTAGTGTCGGCCAGCCGGCGGACAACGCCGTTAACCAGTCGGGCCGGCCCGTGCTCCACAGCCAGGTCCGAGCCCATGACACGGAGCAGGGTCTGCGCCATTTCCAGCAGGCTTGTCTCAGTTCCGCTGGCGACGTTGTAGATGCCGTGCGTGACATCGCTGGCCGCCGCGAGGACATTGGCGCGGGCAACGTCGGCGGTGTATACGAAGTCCATGGTCTGCAGCCCGTCGCCGAAAATCAGCGGCGGTTCGCCGTCGACGATCCTTTCCATCCAGCGGACCAGCACCTCGGTGTACAGCCCGTGGACGTCCATCCGGGGCCCGTAGACGTTGAAGTAGCGCAGCATCACATAGTCCAGCCCGTTCATGGCATGGAAGCTGCGGGCCATCCCCTCGTTGAATGATTTGGCGGCGCCGTAGAAGGTGTCGTTGTTGGCGTGGTGGTGGCGCTCCGGTGTCGGGAATTTCTCCGCCATGCCGTACACCGAGGCGCTTGAGGCGGCGATCAGTTTGTCCACTTTGTGCTCCGCCGCTGCTTCCAGGATGTTGAAGGTCCCGTTAACCAGGACTTCCAAAGCAAGGCGCGGTTCTTCTGCACACTGGGTAATGCGGATGGCCGCCTGGTGGAACACCAGGTCCTTGCCTTTGGTGAGATCGTGTACCAGATCGCGGTTGCGGATGTTTCCCTGGATCACTTCCACCTGCCCGGTAGCCAGGGCACCGGCCAGGTTCAGGAGCCGTCCCCGGACCATGTTGTCCAGCACGTCAATCCGGTTAACCCTGGCCTTGAGCAGGGCATCAATAAGTGTTGAACCCACTGTTCCGGCGCCCCCTGTCACCAGGACATTGGCGCCCTCCAGCTCGCTCACCGCACACGCTCCAGCCTGGCCGCTGACGTTTCAAGTTCGGCTCCGGCGACCTCTGCCGCCTGGCCGTCCTGGCCCAGGCTGCGCGTGACGGCTTCCAGGACGGAAAGCACCCGCAATCCGGATGCCCCGCCTGTCCGGGCCTCGCGTTTGTGGCGGATGCAGAAGGCGAGCTCCTCCACCACCTGGCTGAGGGCTTCCCGCTCCTGCAGGGCAGGAGACCAGGTGTCACCCAGCCGGTAGGAAATGGCGTTCGTCTTCCTTTCGCCGGGTGATTTGGGCTGGCGGTCCAGGCTGACGCCGCGGTCATACACACTCAGCCGCTGCTGCGGGTTCAAGTCGTCCCAGACCAGGGTGCGGAGCGAGCCGCCGATCACCATCTGGCGGATCTTGGTAGGGCTCAGCCAGTTCACGTGCACATGCGCGGTGCCGTCGTTGGGAAGCCTGAAGTTCAGGTGTCCCACGCAGTCCCGTCCCGTGCCCAGCGGATCCGCTCCGAAGGCCGAGACTTCGGCAGGGTTCAGGCCCCCGGGAAGCACGAAATCAAGGATTGCCAGATCGTGCGGGGCCAGGTCCCAGAAGACGTCCACATCCGGCTGAACCAGCCCCAGGTTGATCCGGACGGAGTCCACAAAGAGGATCTCGCCCAGCGAGCCGGCCTGCACCAGCTCCTGCATCTTCAGCACGGCCGGCGTGTAGCAATAGGTGTGGTCGGCCATCAATACCAGTCCGTTAGCCTCAGCTTCGGCCACCATCTCCAGCCCATGGGCCCTGCTGTCCGCCAGTGGCTTTTCCACCAGCACATGCTTGCCTGCGCGCAGCGCCGTCATGACGGTCCCATGGTGGGTGTGGGCCGGCGTCGCGATGGCCACCGCGTCAACGTCCACCGTGTCCAGCAGCTCGTCAAGGGACTCCACCACCGGGATCTCGCCCAGGGTGGCTGCCAGTTTGCTGGCGCGCCCGATGTCCAGGTCGCAGATGGCCATCAGGTCCCAGTCGGGGCTGGCCTGCAGGTTCCGGGCCAGGTTGGGGCCCCAGTATCCGGCCCCGACGACGGCGATCTTGAGTTTCCGTGCAGGTTGCCGGTGGGTGGGGGTGTGGAACGGATTGGCGAAGTTTTTCATGTCACTTTCTTTCCCCGTGTGCGGTTCTTAGTAGGCGCCGGACGGCTGGACGACTGCGCGGAAGGTCCGCCAGAGGATTAGCAGGTCCCCGGCGATTGACCAGTTTTCGACGTAGTAGAGGTCCAGCCGGACGGCTTCGTCCCATGGAAGGTCGGAGCGGCCGTTGATCTGCCACAGGCCGGTGATTCCCGGCTTGATCAGGAGCCGCCGGTGGGTGTGGCTCTCATAGCGGTGGACTTCCCGGCCCAGCGGAGGCCGGGGCCCCACCATGCTCATGTGGCCGAGCACGACGTTCCACAGCTGGGGGAGTTCGTCCAGGGAGTACTTGCGCATCCAGCGCCCGCAGCGGGTGACCCGCGGGTCATCCCTCAGCTTGAACAGGACGCCTGCGCCTTCGTTTTGATCGCCCAGGGCGGCCAGTCGGGCCTCGGCATCCACCACCATCGACCGGAACTTGAGCATCCCGAACGTGTTGCCGTCCTTGCCGATCCTGTCCTGGCGGAAAAACACCGGGCCCGGACTGTCTAGGCGCACGATCGTGCCGAGTACCAGCAGCACGGGTGAAAGCGCCAGGAGCGCGGCCAGGGCCATCGCGACGTCCATGACACGCTTCAGCGCATGCTTCGCGCCCGAATACTGCGGAATATCCACATGCATGAGGGGCAGGCCCTCCACCGGCCGCCAGTGGATGCGGGGACCCGCAACGTTCGTCAGTGCGGCCGCGAGCACCATTTCCGCTGAGCTTTCCTCAAGTTTCCAGCCGAGTTCCCTGATGAACCTGTTGCCCCCGGGAAGCGGGCCGGCCACGATGACGGCGTCTGCTTCCACGAGGCGTGCCGTGCGGGCTATGTCGTCAGTGGAGGACAGGACCGGAACGTGCTGGTTGTCCACGCGGAGGGTTGTGCCGCGCCGTGCGCCCGGCAGGCACACGCCAAGAATGTCGTAGACCGCCCCGGTCTTCTTCACTACCTGGCGGACCACATAGCGCACGTCCTCAGGGTCACCCACCACAATGGCCCTGGAAAGGTGGTGGCCATTGGCTTTCTCGATGCTGAGCCAGCGCCGGAAGGCCCAGCGGTTCCAGGTCAGGGCCACCAGCCCCAGCGGCAGGGACACGGCGATGAATGCCGTGCCGCCGTGGACGGAAAAGACGACGGCGACGATCGCCATCAGCCCGAAGACACGCAGGCTTGCGGACGCGACGCGCTTGTATTCGTCCGCGCCGACGCCAAGGACTTTGGAATCACGGGTGTGGTAAACCTCCAGGGCTGCGAGCCAGAGGAGGACGACGGCGATGGCGGCGAGGAAAGAGCCGTCGCCGTCCGCGCCACCTGCGGTTCCGCCGCTTGAAACCAGTTCGCCGGTGAACACTGCGCCCACCACCAGGACGGAGTCGGCGGTGCGGAGAAGATTGGTGAGCCTGGCGATCCAGGCTGTTGCGGCTTCGCGCCCGGTGCGTGCCGAGGCCCGCCGTGCACCGCCGCTGCCCACGGATGGGGCAGCTGGCGGCAGCAGAAGCCGGGTTCCTACGGATTCTGCTGCCGCCAACGGCGCTGTTGTCATACGTTGTGCAGCAACGGACGCAACGGGCCAGCCCAAGGCTCCACGCCGGGTCCCGGCAATCGGTACCTCTGCCATGATTACCCCTTCCCTGCGTGTCCGCTTTGTGCTCTGACCGTGAAGCAAAATTAGTCCGTCAACGGCCGCTGTGGCGGGGAAAGAAGGGGCGCTTGTGGATGGATCAAGGGAACAGTGTGGAAACTGCGGGTACCTGCAAGGGCCCGATTTTGCCGGGGTTTGCTAGAGGACGGGCAGGACGTACGGTTCGCGGGCGGCGGCTTCCTTGCCAGCTGCCAAGGCGGTCAGCTGGGCGCGGGATTCCACTCCCAGCTTCCGGTAGATCGCAGTCAGGCGCACTTCGACGGTCCGGACGGACACGTAGAGTGTTGCTGCGATTTCCTTGTTCCGCATTCCCCGGGCCACCATTTTCGCCAGTGACCGTTCGTGGTCGGCGAGCATCAGCATGGCGGGGTTGCCGGCCGCACGGACGGGTTCCACCCGCTCGTCCAGCAGCAGGGAATCCACGTGCTGAGTCCAGGCATCCGCTCCGGCTTCATCGAACATGACTTTCGCCCGCAGCAGCGCGTCCCGGGCTTCGCGCAGCCGGCCGAAGGCGCCGAGCCGCTCCGCGTAGCAGAGCATTGTCCGGGCCCGTTCCAATACAGACTCGTGGGCGATCCTGCCCTCCAGCGCCTGGCTGAACAGCTGCAGGGACTGATCGCCGTCGGCCAGCATGGCCCGGCTTCGTGCCACAGCAGACATCAGCCACGGTGAGCGCAGGCCAACGGAACGGCTCTCCAGGCGGAAGAGCGCCTGGGTGGCTTCCCGGTGCCGTCCCAGCCGGACCAGCACCTCCACCAGATCCGCCCCGCATCGCAGCAGAGTGGGATTGCCAAAGGCCATACCAATCTCGGCAGCACGGGACAAGTGGGCGAACGACTCTGCGAGGTTGCCCCGCATGAGGGCAAAATGGCCCTGGTATGCAGCCAGCTGGGCAGTGATAGCCGGGTGGCTTTCCCCGCCGGAGAAATGCTGCGCCTCCGCCACGTAGGCACGCGCCAGTGCCTCATCGCCCAAAGCGTGGGCCCGCCACACCCGGAAGATGTGCCGGATCCCGCGATGGTATTTGATCTCCGGTTCAGAGAGTTCCAGGTCCTCGATCAGCTTGACTGCCGTCCGGACATTGCCCGCACGTATCTCGTTGTCCACCGCAAGGAAGTCTGCGGTCTCCCGCCAGTTGATGTTGCTCGCCTCCAGGGAGTTCCGGACCATGCTGAACGCCTCGTGGGCGAGTTCATGGTGTTCCGCGTAGCTGAGGGAGCGGCCCTGGACCAGCAATGTCGCAACGTTGTCGCTTACGCCGGCTTCATGCTTGCGGCCAACATTTTCGGTTTTGCCGCCGATTGCCTCGATCAGCAGCCTGGCGCGGCCCACCATTGCCAGGCAGTCGGCGGAGGCGGATTCCTGGAAATTCCTGAGGTGCTGCAGGAGGCCGGCTGCATCTTCCAGCTCCCAGCGCTCTGC
Above is a window of Arthrobacter pascens DNA encoding:
- a CDS encoding glycosyltransferase family 2 protein; translation: MKNESDIIEQTLSDALRWCDEIFLLDNGSDDDGWQRVQSMSKLEPRIIPVGCDLTPFHDGIRARLYNANAAKAAGGDWWCRLDADEFYVDDPREILVKTPDEYFSVWSASISYYFTDIDAERYFASPDLFNDDVPITEKCRYYLNHWSEPRFFRHDPTIGWQHTDGGFPRAVWSRPAAPMRIPIRHFAYRSPTQIQKRLDTRRTSPGMPSEFSHEMVKEWAMSVTQVRNVGYFAGTPDETVPDSWKSRIVPAAALDYDAHDGVLVINEDLMPPIPQPWSPFKVWAMRIRSELKRASIVPSGRWRS
- a CDS encoding DegT/DnrJ/EryC1/StrS family aminotransferase, producing the protein MNIPLVDLAAQSQEVEEELLPEIQELFRSGQFIGGKAVELFEQVYAEFLGSRYCIGVGNGTDALEMALRAVGVTRNSEVIIPVNTFIATAEAVIRIGAIPIFVDVDEKYLLISAPNVAAAVTSRTSAIVPVHLYGQVAAVEELESMARDAGAHIVEDAAQAQGATRFGRSAGSLGSASATSFYPGKNLGAAGDAGAVITDNESIARTVRMLSSHGSIVKYVHETVGFNSRLDAIQATVLSIKLRRLNDWNARRRQVAARYDQMLREIDDIILPKSMPGNMDVWHLYVIRIPQRDAVLKRLHEAGIGAGIHYPQPLHRTPALIDIPARAYPVAERAADQILSLPIHAHLTETEQQFVVDTLLRALRGRGL
- a CDS encoding glycosyltransferase family 2 protein is translated as MRICRPQKSLERASVTVVIPCYNYGKYLPQVVNSVLSQERVDVRIIIVDDASPDGSAKVATAIADTDARISVVAHAENEGHIGTYNDGLARIETTYAVLLSADDLLAPHALARATDLMAAHPAVGMVYGRPVDFNDAEGSPSLSSKDRSTWTVWRGSEWLHLASYRGRCFILSPEVVMRTEAMREVGYYNPELPHSGDLEYWLRLASRWDIGYIHGPPQAFYRVHESNMHLLSYSSMATDLSHRLKAFLAFCSTYELRDDTDGRAILRLARRALAREALLLAQRELDTGGSQETAIQLASTATEADRKAKRNSRYRKYRRRLSRAEAGSQPNVQQILTELVRKQMDRMRWRVWKAIGIS
- a CDS encoding acetyltransferase translates to MSELILIAASGLAREVLAMVRSSGQYDVVGMLDDDKEMAGVTVDGAPVLGTIDDAPKFKHAFVLVCIGSGKSREAVVERLTAMGLHEARYATAVDPSVQPPEGCRIGRGSILMRNVTLTASVTLGSHVVAMPSVTFTHDDDVADFATFAAGVSLGGGVRIGHAAYLGMNSSVRERTSVGDYATVGMGAAVLSNVPDGETWVGVPAHEIDRDAFGFGGAR
- a CDS encoding DegT/DnrJ/EryC1/StrS family aminotransferase, with the translated sequence MTAETVLARINVMKPWLGEEEASALAEVVASGWVAQGPKVKQFEADFSAAQGARHAIATSSCTTALHLALVVAGIGAGDDVVVPSLSFIATANAVTYVGARPVFCDVDPATGNVTAETIRAALTLDTRAVIVVDQGGVPVDLDPIRELCDRHEITIIEDAACAVGSQYRGRPVGTGADVTVWSFHPRKIITTGEGGMLTTQRADWAARARTLREHSMSVSATDRHGSVLAPAEVYLEIGYNYRMTDLQAAVGIVQLGRLARIVERRREIAAQYVAGLRGLRGLRFAADPPYGTTNFQSFWLEVLPGFRTDREGLLARLADAGISARRGIMAAHRQPAYRWRDTGNAGLQNTERMTDRTLILPVFHELDDAGMERVMECIRAAAGART
- a CDS encoding NAD-dependent epimerase/dehydratase family protein encodes the protein MSELEGANVLVTGGAGTVGSTLIDALLKARVNRIDVLDNMVRGRLLNLAGALATGQVEVIQGNIRNRDLVHDLTKGKDLVFHQAAIRITQCAEEPRLALEVLVNGTFNILEAAAEHKVDKLIAASSASVYGMAEKFPTPERHHHANNDTFYGAAKSFNEGMARSFHAMNGLDYVMLRYFNVYGPRMDVHGLYTEVLVRWMERIVDGEPPLIFGDGLQTMDFVYTADVARANVLAAASDVTHGIYNVASGTETSLLEMAQTLLRVMGSDLAVEHGPARLVNGVVRRLADTTAARQDLGFKAEVELQEGLRELVRWWTPLRDEIAATRKVGVR
- a CDS encoding Gfo/Idh/MocA family protein, whose amino-acid sequence is MKNFANPFHTPTHRQPARKLKIAVVGAGYWGPNLARNLQASPDWDLMAICDLDIGRASKLAATLGEIPVVESLDELLDTVDVDAVAIATPAHTHHGTVMTALRAGKHVLVEKPLADSRAHGLEMVAEAEANGLVLMADHTYCYTPAVLKMQELVQAGSLGEILFVDSVRINLGLVQPDVDVFWDLAPHDLAILDFVLPGGLNPAEVSAFGADPLGTGRDCVGHLNFRLPNDGTAHVHVNWLSPTKIRQMVIGGSLRTLVWDDLNPQQRLSVYDRGVSLDRQPKSPGERKTNAISYRLGDTWSPALQEREALSQVVEELAFCIRHKREARTGGASGLRVLSVLEAVTRSLGQDGQAAEVAGAELETSAARLERVR
- a CDS encoding sugar transferase, with translation MTTAPLAAAESVGTRLLLPPAAPSVGSGGARRASARTGREAATAWIARLTNLLRTADSVLVVGAVFTGELVSSGGTAGGADGDGSFLAAIAVVLLWLAALEVYHTRDSKVLGVGADEYKRVASASLRVFGLMAIVAVVFSVHGGTAFIAVSLPLGLVALTWNRWAFRRWLSIEKANGHHLSRAIVVGDPEDVRYVVRQVVKKTGAVYDILGVCLPGARRGTTLRVDNQHVPVLSSTDDIARTARLVEADAVIVAGPLPGGNRFIRELGWKLEESSAEMVLAAALTNVAGPRIHWRPVEGLPLMHVDIPQYSGAKHALKRVMDVAMALAALLALSPVLLVLGTIVRLDSPGPVFFRQDRIGKDGNTFGMLKFRSMVVDAEARLAALGDQNEGAGVLFKLRDDPRVTRCGRWMRKYSLDELPQLWNVVLGHMSMVGPRPPLGREVHRYESHTHRRLLIKPGITGLWQINGRSDLPWDEAVRLDLYYVENWSIAGDLLILWRTFRAVVQPSGAY